One Sodalinema gerasimenkoae IPPAS B-353 DNA segment encodes these proteins:
- a CDS encoding SAM-dependent methyltransferase, producing MGLTLKQVVPWGRSLADYRQMFALTDKDLETSILDCAGGPSSFNAEATAQGTSVISCDPIYQFSVEEIQQRIQDTYPQIIAALEDNGDHFVWDQFSSPHHLGEVRLATMDCFLEDFPQGRAQGRYQTQMLPELPFETSQFNLALCGHLLFSYSQPLDLEFHLNAIRELARVAQEVRIFPIVTNFAGDISPHLSPILEQLPQAGYHLTVETVPYEFQRGGNEMLRVFPPNHYQSPP from the coding sequence ATGGGACTGACTCTTAAACAGGTGGTTCCCTGGGGGCGATCGCTGGCCGACTACCGCCAGATGTTCGCCCTCACGGACAAGGATTTAGAGACCTCGATTCTCGACTGTGCGGGAGGCCCCTCTAGTTTCAACGCCGAAGCCACTGCCCAGGGAACCTCAGTCATCTCTTGCGATCCCATCTATCAGTTCTCCGTAGAGGAGATTCAGCAACGGATTCAGGACACCTATCCGCAAATTATCGCTGCCCTCGAAGACAACGGCGATCACTTCGTTTGGGATCAGTTCAGCAGCCCCCATCATCTCGGAGAAGTCCGCCTAGCAACAATGGATTGCTTTTTAGAGGATTTCCCCCAGGGACGGGCCCAGGGACGCTATCAAACCCAGATGTTACCGGAACTCCCCTTCGAGACCAGCCAATTTAACCTAGCCCTCTGTGGCCATCTCCTATTCAGCTATTCCCAACCACTAGACCTAGAGTTTCACCTCAATGCTATCCGTGAACTGGCCCGCGTCGCCCAAGAGGTGCGGATTTTCCCGATTGTGACCAACTTCGCCGGCGATATATCCCCCCATCTGTCCCCAATTTTGGAACAACTTCCCCAAGCGGGCTATCATCTGACGGTGGAAACGGTCCCCTACGAGTTTCAACGGGGTGGAAACGAAATGTTACGGGTTTTTCCGCCCAATCACTACCAATCTCCCCCCTAA